The following proteins are encoded in a genomic region of Methanobacterium sp.:
- a CDS encoding S24/S26 family peptidase — MKSRAGIIIGLIILGVMAISSVYIAWNINNVSVTIETDGLDVAVKTSSLFGTPEQMNDEMQQKVLEQIVEPNSTVESIGNDIKTIARKYNYSATVTIVSQFGTNQLPMPATVRGRSMVPTLQDGQEIIALKTTDYKVDDIVVATHPDHGMIVKRLKKIEGNRVYLMSDNRNVEYFTTERDLGNGLVEIYTYKRVPLDTWLPRENIVGVVKSY; from the coding sequence TTGAAATCACGTGCAGGGATAATTATAGGACTGATCATACTTGGTGTTATGGCTATATCATCTGTTTACATTGCCTGGAATATAAACAACGTCAGCGTGACCATTGAAACCGATGGTTTGGATGTGGCAGTTAAAACATCGTCCCTTTTTGGCACTCCAGAACAAATGAATGATGAAATGCAGCAGAAAGTCTTAGAACAGATTGTAGAACCAAACAGTACCGTTGAGAGTATTGGAAATGACATAAAAACCATTGCTCGAAAGTACAATTATAGTGCAACAGTTACCATAGTTTCGCAGTTTGGAACCAATCAACTTCCTATGCCGGCTACAGTAAGGGGTAGGTCTATGGTTCCAACATTACAGGATGGACAGGAAATAATTGCCCTTAAAACCACAGATTATAAGGTTGACGATATTGTAGTGGCCACGCATCCAGATCATGGAATGATTGTAAAGAGATTAAAAAAAATAGAAGGAAATAGAGTCTATTTAATGAGTGATAACAGAAATGTGGAATATTTCACCACGGAAAGGGATCTGGGTAATGGTCTTGTGGAAATCTATACTTATAAAAGAGTCCCTCTGGACACATGGCTTCCCCGTGAAAATATCGTAGGTGTGGTAAAAAGTTACTGA
- the aroD gene encoding type I 3-dehydroquinate dehydratase, with the protein MFKKPMICAPILERKSESVLESAKKAVDLGADIIEFRIDALEDPDADEIQNIIAEINHPLIATNRVKSEGGFFNGSEEERISILIKAAKYADIVDIELQTETELQEKVIKASKSTIVSYHNFKKTPSFRELLDVVAREKEIGDIAKFAVMPNNNKDTLTVLKVLSEVSNTIGIAMGDIGKYTRLIAPIFGSPITFASIGNESAPGQLDIQTTKYILQKLAVID; encoded by the coding sequence ATGTTTAAAAAACCAATGATCTGCGCCCCAATTCTTGAAAGAAAATCTGAATCTGTACTGGAATCTGCAAAAAAAGCTGTGGATTTAGGTGCGGATATTATTGAATTTAGAATAGACGCACTGGAAGATCCAGATGCAGATGAAATTCAAAATATCATTGCTGAAATTAACCACCCATTGATTGCTACAAACCGTGTAAAAAGTGAAGGCGGCTTTTTTAATGGATCAGAAGAAGAAAGAATCTCAATTTTAATAAAAGCTGCAAAATATGCAGATATTGTAGATATAGAACTTCAAACAGAAACTGAACTCCAGGAAAAAGTTATAAAAGCCTCAAAATCAACAATTGTATCATATCACAATTTCAAAAAGACTCCTTCTTTTCGGGAGCTTCTGGACGTGGTGGCAAGAGAAAAAGAAATTGGAGACATAGCCAAGTTTGCAGTAATGCCCAATAATAATAAGGATACCTTAACTGTTTTAAAGGTGTTATCCGAGGTTTCAAACACCATAGGAATTGCAATGGGAGATATTGGAAAATATACAAGGCTAATAGCCCCAATTTTTGGATCCCCAATCACATTTGCATCAATTGGTAATGAATCAGCACCAGGACAGTTAGATATTCAAACTACTAAATATATTTTACAAAAATTGGCGGTGATTGATTGA
- the sucD gene encoding succinate--CoA ligase subunit alpha, which translates to MIILDENTRCIVQGITGKQGSFHTEQMLNYNTKIVAGTSPGKGGQKFGPVNVYNSIEEAKDELDINASIIFIPAPFAKDAAYEAISQLDLVVIITEHIPVHDSMQIVEYAKRNNTTVIGPNTPGIISPGVGKLGIMPTHIFDEGNIGIVSRSGTLTYEVAYQVTSAGMGQSTCLGIGGDPVVGMDFADVLQSFEEDDGTDAIVMIGEIGGNAEEKAAEYIGKNISKPVVAYIAGVTAPPGKRMGHAGAIIEGESGTAESKINTLKDAGVEVAGRPSEIVNIIKNIL; encoded by the coding sequence ATGATAATTCTTGACGAAAATACCAGATGTATTGTGCAGGGAATTACAGGAAAGCAGGGATCTTTCCACACTGAGCAGATGCTGAACTACAACACAAAAATCGTTGCAGGGACATCCCCTGGAAAAGGAGGCCAAAAATTTGGTCCTGTAAATGTTTACAACTCCATTGAAGAAGCAAAAGACGAATTAGACATTAATGCGTCAATTATTTTTATTCCAGCACCATTTGCAAAGGATGCTGCATACGAAGCCATTTCACAGCTTGACCTGGTTGTAATTATAACTGAACATATACCGGTCCATGATTCAATGCAAATAGTAGAATATGCAAAACGAAATAATACTACAGTAATTGGCCCCAATACTCCGGGAATTATATCACCGGGTGTTGGAAAACTTGGAATCATGCCCACACACATTTTTGATGAAGGAAACATTGGAATCGTATCCAGAAGTGGTACATTAACCTATGAAGTGGCATACCAAGTTACAAGTGCTGGAATGGGGCAGAGCACATGTTTGGGTATAGGCGGCGACCCTGTTGTTGGAATGGACTTTGCAGATGTTCTACAGAGCTTTGAAGAAGATGACGGTACCGATGCAATAGTAATGATTGGTGAAATCGGAGGGAATGCAGAAGAAAAAGCTGCAGAATACATAGGCAAAAATATCTCTAAACCAGTTGTAGCTTACATTGCAGGAGTCACCGCACCTCCAGGTAAACGAATGGGACATGCAGGAGCTATAATTGAGGGAGAAAGTGGAACTGCAGAAAGTAAAATAAATACGCTTAAAGATGCGGGGGTTGAAGTAGCAGGCCGTCCATCTGAAATAGTAAATATCATAAAAAATATTTTATAA